Within the Sulfitobacter sp. JL08 genome, the region GGGCAGGCGCATCTCAAGGACGAGCTGATGCCGAAATACGCCGAGCTGATCTATAATGGCTTCTGGTTCAGCCCCGAACGCGAAATGCTGCAAGCCCTGATCGACAAATCACAAGAACATGTAACGGGAACCGTGCGCCTCAAGCTTTACAAAGGGCTGGCGCGCACTGTCGGGCGCTGGTCTGATTATTCGCTATATTCCGAAGCACATGTGACATTCGAAGATGATGCAGGCGCTTATGATCAAAAGGATGCCGCAGGCTTTATCCAGCTCAACGCACTTCGGTTAAAGCTGATCGCGGCGCGCGATCGCCGACTGAAGTAACGCTGTTCAGGCCAATTTGAGCTTGGCAAGTTTTTGATAACTCGGCAGCGCAAGTTCTGCCAGCGCGGCGTATTCAGGCTCTAACAGGGGGATTCCGTCTTCTGCCCTGGCAAACCCGGTGCTGTTGTGCACCGCCTCGTACCAGTGTTTTGACCAGACGCCATCCTGCACATGGCCCCCAACGGGCCAGTGCAACATGCTGGCATCCCAGTTCAGGCCCAAAGCGGCACACAATAGTTTCAACATATGCTCGGGATCGGCGCGGATATCGGCAGAATCAATTACAATTGACGTCTGGCCCAGCGCCCTGACCTCTTCCAACAGGTCCGCCTGCTGCAGAAACCCAAGATCGTCCAGCGAAGGCCCTTCGCGTTTCTTGGCATAGCTTGCAACCACATAGGCAGGATGGCGGATCAGAAACACATTTCTGACCTTGGAAATCCAGTCGCGCGGCATCCCTTCGACCATATGATGGGTCATATGTTTTTGATAGAAATGCAGCTTGTTCTCGGGGATCGGGCCAATCAAGGACTGTGCCACTTTCTTGGGATCTGTCGGATGCCCGGCTAAAATTTCGGCACGCATCGGATGATCCGCCCCGGTGCGCGCCAGAAACGGGGCATAGAACGGTTCATCCACGATGTGAAAATCCGCGCGTGCACCAAAACTGTACATCATCGCCGTCGAAAGGTTGCGCGGCCCCGACCACATGGCAATCCGCATTATGCGCATTCCCTGGCAATCAGCGCCTTGTACAGATCGCGCAGTTTTTCGGTCATTGGCCCCATCTCACCCGACCCGATCTGGCGCCCGTCAATCTCGCCCACCGGGGTTTGCGCACCGAACGTGCCGGTCAAAAAAGCCTCGTCCGCGCCATAGGTGTCGACCAGCGAAAAATTCCGCTCGAAAACGGGGATATCGTTGGCGACACACAGATCGATAACCTTCTGGCGCGTAATCCCGTTCATGCAGTAATCGCCCGTGCTGGTCCAAACCGCGCCATTCCTGACGATAAAGAAATTGCAGGCGTTCGTCGTGTTCACAAATCCATGCACATCCAGCATCAACGCCTCGTCGGCCCCTGCCTTTTCCGCCGCGATGCAGGCCAGAATACAGTTCAGTTTGGAATGCGAATTCAGTTTCGGATCCTGTGTCATCGGCAGGCCACGCAAATGCGGAACCGTCGCCAACCGGATCGGGCGCGGTATCCTGGGCTTTGAATGTTCCATGATGATAACCATCGTCGGGCCGGACCGGCTAAGCGAAGGATGCTGAAACGGCCGGGTTTTCACGCCCCGTGTGACCATCAGCCTTGCATGCGCATCTGTTGTGAATCCGTTGGCTTGCTGTGTCTCTAACAAGGCGGAAACCACGCCTTTCCGGCTTAGCCCGATATCAAGATCAATCGCTTTTGCAGCTTCGAACAAGCGGTCGATATGGGCATCCATAAATGCCCAGCGCCCGTTATACAGGCGCAACCCCTCCCACACGCCGTCGCCCAACATAAAGCCGCTGTCATAAACGCTGACCGTCGCTTCGGATTTTGGCCGCAAGGCGCCGTTTACATAAATCAGGATGTCCTCGTTACGGGTGTCTTCCTGGGCTTGGTGGGTCGTTACATGCTCGGTCATTTCAGCCTCCTGTTGCGCGGACGCTAGGCAAGCCACACAGCGCTGCCAAGAGGTAAATTCCTGTCACCTCACTGTGAAAAGCCGTTTCATCCCGTTGTCACAACCGTAAACGCAAGACACGATAAGCATAACGATGGAGGGTTTCACATGTCTGTCCTGCAAAATGCAAAGATTGCCGTTCTTGGTATTCTGATCGTGATCGGCTTTGCCGCGTCCCATTCAAAGGCACATGCTTCGGGTCAGGAAATACTTACAGTCGCCGGCGGGTGTTTCTGGTGCGTCGAAGCCGATTTTGAAGGCGTCGATGGTGTTAAGGAGGTTGTATCCGGCTATACCGGCGGAAATGTGGAAAACCCGACCTATAAACAGGTCACGCGCGGCGGAACCGGTCACTATGAAGCGGTCCAGATCACTTTCGACCCGAAAATCGTCACCCGAGACGCATTGCTGGCCAAGTTTTTCCGCTCAATCGACCCGACAGATTCCGGAGGGCAGTTCTGCGATCGCGGCGAAAGCTATCGTTCAGCCGTGTTTTATTACAACGCCAGCCAGCAATCCGCCGCAGAACAGGAAAAGGCGCGCGCTGAAAAAGCGTTGGGTCAAACGGTTGTAACGCCACTTCTCCCGGCATCACGGTTTTATCTGGCCGAGGATTACCATCAGGACTACTACAAGGGATCAAGCCTTGTACTGACCCGGTTTGGCCCGAAATCACAATCCAGCGCATACAAGGCGTATCGCAAGGCCTGCGGGCGCGATGAGCGCGTCAAAGAATTGTGGGGATCACAAGCGCCGTTTGTAAACAGCTAAATCGCGCTTTTCGCTTCTTGCACGTCTTTCAGATCAGGGATGACATCCGCCGTCCCTTCCCGCGTTACCATTAACGCTGCAGCAACGCTTGCCGTTTCTATCGCTTGCGCGATGGGCTTGCCCCGATCCACACCGGCGATAACGTAACCGGTAAACGTGTCACCCGCACCGGTCGTATCGACAGGTGTGACGTGAAACGCCGGAAAATGTCTGGTTTTGCCTTTAACAGTGTCGATCCAACGACATCCATCCGCGCCAAGCGTGACAATCACGTGGCGCACCGGCAGTTGATCCGGCGCAACGCCCAGTGCGGTTTCCAGCTGCTCCGCCTCAACCGCATTCAGAAACAGAAACTCGATAAACGGCAAAACAGCCTGAACCGCCGCAGTTTCAAAAGGTGCGGCGGCATAGGCCACCCGAAGCCCCAGACGTGCGCCCATTTCAGCGGCGTGGGTTTGGCCATTGGTTTCATTCTGCAAGACCAGAAAATCGCCCATATCCGCACCCGAAAGCGCAGTTCCGATCTGATCCTTGGTGATGGAATGATTTGCACCGGCAAACAGTACAATCTGGTTTTCCCCATCCGGCGCAACACAGATATTGGCATGTCCGGTCGGCAGATCACTGACTGCGATATGCGTCACGTCAACACCGTATTCCAGCAATCGGGTCTGGGCCCAGCGCCCGTCCTGTCCTACGGCACCGATGTGAAACACCCGCGCCGCCGCTCGCGCAGCGGCCACGGACATATTAGTTCCCTTGCCGCCCAGTCCGCGGGTCAGCCGGCTTGCGGCCAGCGTTTCGCCAGCGACCGGGATACGGGGAACGCTGTAAAAATTGTCAGCGTTGATTGATCCCAGATTGTAAATCGCCAACTCAACCTCCCCTTTTCGCCAGCAAGCTGCGCTAGCCGACTTTGCACGCTGCCAGAACCGCCATATTCAGAATATCGTTCGCCGTCGAATTGGAACCGCAAATCTGGATCGATTCGCCAACCCCGCTTAGAATCGGGCCAATGACCGTTGCACCGCCCATTTCCTGCATCAGCTTGACCGAAATGCTGGCCGAATGGCGCGCCGGAACGACCAGAATGTTGGCTGGTCCCGTCAGACGGGAAAACGGGTATTGGGCCTGGGTTGCCGTATTCAGCGCAACATCAACCGTCATTTCGCCTTCATATTCGAAATCAACCCCGCGGCGGTCCAGCACCTTGGGCGCCAGATGCATCTTGTGCGCACGTTCTGATACCGGATACCCGAACGTCGAAAAGCTGACGAATGCAACACGCGGGTCAAGCCCCATGTGCCGCGCGACAGCGGCACTGCGTTCAGCTATTGTTGCCAGATCTTCCTCGTCCGGCCATTCGTGCACAAGCGTATCGGCAATCAGCACGATGCGGCCCTTGTGCAGCAAAGCGGTAACGCCCGCAGCGCCGTGTGCCGCATCGGCATCAAATACCGAATTGATCCTGTCCAGAATATGCGACGACTTGCGCGTCGCCCCGGTTACAAGCCCGTCGCCGTGCCCATGCGCCAGCATGAGGGCAGAAAAAACATGCCGGTCGCGCGCGGCCAGTCGGTGGATATCCTGCCGGTCATGCCCTTTGCGTTGAAGACGGTTGTAAAGGAATTCCTTGTAGGTCTCGAGATGCGGAGTGATCGCCGCATTCACGACTTCCAGTTCCTGAACGGCATCGCCCAGACCGCTGGCTTCCAGCTTAGCTTTCACATCGTAATCGCGCCCAACGACCAGCGCCTGCCCCAGACCCGATCGCTGATACATGACAGCAGCGCGCAAAACCCTTGGGTCGTCACCTTCCGCAAAAATCATCCGCGCCTGCGCCGCACGTGCACGCGCATTCAGACCGCGAAGAATGCTGGCCGTCGGATCCATACGCGATTTAAGCGAAAGTTCGTAAGCATCCATATCGATAATCGGACGGCGCGCAGCGCCTGTGTTCATTCCCGCGCGCGCAACAGCTGTAGGGATGCGGTGAATCAAACGCGGATCAAATGGCGTGGGAATGATGTAATCACGCCCGAAGCTCAGATTGCGGCCATATGCCAGCGCAACCTCATCAGGGACATCTTCTCTGGCAAGCTCTGCCAATGCCTGCGCGCAGGCAATCTTCATCTCGTCATTGATCGCACGCGCGTGAATGTCCAGAGCGCCGCGAAACAGATACGGAAAGCCAAGCACGTTGTTGACCTGGTTGGGATAGTCACTGCGCCCGGTCGCAACAATCGCGTCTTCGCGCACGGCATGTGCTTCTTCGGGCGTAATT harbors:
- a CDS encoding HAD family hydrolase, whose protein sequence is MRIAMWSGPRNLSTAMMYSFGARADFHIVDEPFYAPFLARTGADHPMRAEILAGHPTDPKKVAQSLIGPIPENKLHFYQKHMTHHMVEGMPRDWISKVRNVFLIRHPAYVVASYAKKREGPSLDDLGFLQQADLLEEVRALGQTSIVIDSADIRADPEHMLKLLCAALGLNWDASMLHWPVGGHVQDGVWSKHWYEAVHNSTGFARAEDGIPLLEPEYAALAELALPSYQKLAKLKLA
- a CDS encoding D-amino acid aminotransferase, with product MTEHVTTHQAQEDTRNEDILIYVNGALRPKSEATVSVYDSGFMLGDGVWEGLRLYNGRWAFMDAHIDRLFEAAKAIDLDIGLSRKGVVSALLETQQANGFTTDAHARLMVTRGVKTRPFQHPSLSRSGPTMVIIMEHSKPRIPRPIRLATVPHLRGLPMTQDPKLNSHSKLNCILACIAAEKAGADEALMLDVHGFVNTTNACNFFIVRNGAVWTSTGDYCMNGITRQKVIDLCVANDIPVFERNFSLVDTYGADEAFLTGTFGAQTPVGEIDGRQIGSGEMGPMTEKLRDLYKALIARECA
- the msrA gene encoding peptide-methionine (S)-S-oxide reductase MsrA, with protein sequence MSVLQNAKIAVLGILIVIGFAASHSKAHASGQEILTVAGGCFWCVEADFEGVDGVKEVVSGYTGGNVENPTYKQVTRGGTGHYEAVQITFDPKIVTRDALLAKFFRSIDPTDSGGQFCDRGESYRSAVFYYNASQQSAAEQEKARAEKALGQTVVTPLLPASRFYLAEDYHQDYYKGSSLVLTRFGPKSQSSAYKAYRKACGRDERVKELWGSQAPFVNS
- a CDS encoding ribokinase, with protein sequence MAIYNLGSINADNFYSVPRIPVAGETLAASRLTRGLGGKGTNMSVAAARAAARVFHIGAVGQDGRWAQTRLLEYGVDVTHIAVSDLPTGHANICVAPDGENQIVLFAGANHSITKDQIGTALSGADMGDFLVLQNETNGQTHAAEMGARLGLRVAYAAAPFETAAVQAVLPFIEFLFLNAVEAEQLETALGVAPDQLPVRHVIVTLGADGCRWIDTVKGKTRHFPAFHVTPVDTTGAGDTFTGYVIAGVDRGKPIAQAIETASVAAALMVTREGTADVIPDLKDVQEAKSAI
- a CDS encoding NADP-dependent malic enzyme, yielding MSKNKVTAEEALAFHLEPTPGKFEITATVPMTTQRDLSLAYSPGVAVPCEAIAAAPETAYDYTNKGNLVAVISNGTAVLGLGNLGALASKPVMEGKAVLFKRFADVNSIDIELDTEDPDAFCAAVKLMGPTFGGINLEDIKAPECFIIEQRLKEEMDIPVFHDDQHGTAVICAAGLINALHLSNKKIEDVRIVLNGAGAAGIACLELLKSMGARHENCIMCDTKGVIYQGRSEGMNQWKSAHAVKTDLRSLDDAMKGADVFLGVSAKGAVTPEMVANMADNPVIFAMANPDPEITPEEAHAVREDAIVATGRSDYPNQVNNVLGFPYLFRGALDIHARAINDEMKIACAQALAELAREDVPDEVALAYGRNLSFGRDYIIPTPFDPRLIHRIPTAVARAGMNTGAARRPIIDMDAYELSLKSRMDPTASILRGLNARARAAQARMIFAEGDDPRVLRAAVMYQRSGLGQALVVGRDYDVKAKLEASGLGDAVQELEVVNAAITPHLETYKEFLYNRLQRKGHDRQDIHRLAARDRHVFSALMLAHGHGDGLVTGATRKSSHILDRINSVFDADAAHGAAGVTALLHKGRIVLIADTLVHEWPDEEDLATIAERSAAVARHMGLDPRVAFVSFSTFGYPVSERAHKMHLAPKVLDRRGVDFEYEGEMTVDVALNTATQAQYPFSRLTGPANILVVPARHSASISVKLMQEMGGATVIGPILSGVGESIQICGSNSTANDILNMAVLAACKVG